A DNA window from Deinococcus multiflagellatus contains the following coding sequences:
- a CDS encoding SPFH domain-containing protein codes for MGFTIFVAVLVLLVIVTLFAGVKSVPQGSQWTLERFGKFQRSLKPGLNLIMPYIDRIGRKVNMMEQVLDVPSQEVITKDNALVTVDGVVFYQVLDAAKASYEVSNLQQAILNLTMTNIRTVMGSMDLDELLSNRDQINARLLTVVDEATEPWGVKATRIEVKDIKPPADLVASMARQMKAEREKRANILDAEGFRQAAILKAEGEKQAEILSAEGRRQAAFLEAEARERAAQAEAAATRMVSEAIEAGNAQAINYFVAQKYVEALRDVAAAPNQKTLILPIEATSVLGSLQGIAEVAREAFGGRKG; via the coding sequence ATGGGATTTACGATTTTTGTGGCGGTGCTGGTGCTGCTGGTGATCGTCACGCTGTTTGCCGGGGTCAAGAGTGTGCCGCAGGGCTCGCAGTGGACCCTGGAGCGCTTCGGCAAGTTTCAGCGCAGCCTGAAGCCGGGCCTGAACCTCATCATGCCGTACATAGACCGCATTGGCCGCAAGGTCAACATGATGGAGCAGGTGCTGGACGTGCCCAGCCAGGAGGTCATCACCAAGGACAACGCGCTGGTCACGGTGGACGGCGTGGTGTTCTATCAGGTGCTGGACGCCGCCAAGGCCAGCTACGAGGTCAGCAACCTGCAGCAGGCCATCCTGAACCTCACCATGACCAACATCCGCACCGTGATGGGCAGCATGGACCTGGACGAACTGCTCTCCAACCGCGACCAGATCAATGCCCGCCTGCTGACGGTGGTGGACGAGGCCACCGAGCCGTGGGGCGTGAAGGCCACGCGCATTGAGGTCAAGGACATCAAGCCGCCCGCCGATCTGGTGGCCAGCATGGCCCGCCAGATGAAGGCCGAACGCGAAAAACGAGCCAACATCCTGGACGCCGAGGGCTTCCGGCAGGCCGCCATTCTGAAGGCCGAGGGCGAGAAGCAGGCCGAGATCCTGTCGGCCGAGGGGCGCCGGCAGGCCGCCTTTCTGGAAGCCGAGGCCAGAGAGCGCGCCGCCCAGGCCGAGGCGGCGGCCACCCGTATGGTCAGCGAGGCGATTGAGGCCGGCAACGCGCAGGCCATCAACTACTTCGTGGCCCAGAAGTACGTGGAGGCCCTGCGCGACGTGGCGGCGGCCCCCAACCAGAAAACCCTGATTCTGCCCATTGAGGCCACCAGCGTGCTGGGGAGCCTACAGGGCATTGCCGAGGTGGCCCGCGAAGCCTTCGGCGGGCGCAAGGGATAG
- a CDS encoding NfeD family protein, translating into MDWWPTLSRVAPWHWWVLGALLLMLEVAAPGVFFVWLALAAFALGLLVFVLPLPVAVQLLLFAVLSVAAVVLGRRYMARLLPDSPEAERLNQGSHRLVGQTVVVTRAIENGVGRVRVGDGEWRVTGPDTPEGARVLIVAADGATLHVREVNGTWT; encoded by the coding sequence GTGGACTGGTGGCCCACCCTGAGCCGCGTGGCGCCCTGGCACTGGTGGGTGCTGGGCGCCCTCCTGCTGATGTTGGAGGTGGCGGCCCCCGGCGTCTTCTTCGTCTGGCTGGCGCTGGCGGCCTTTGCCCTGGGGCTGCTGGTGTTCGTGCTGCCTCTGCCGGTGGCGGTGCAACTGCTGCTCTTTGCAGTGCTCAGCGTGGCGGCGGTGGTGCTGGGCCGCCGCTATATGGCCCGGCTGCTCCCCGATTCCCCCGAAGCCGAGCGCCTGAACCAGGGCTCGCACCGCTTGGTGGGGCAGACCGTGGTGGTCACCCGCGCCATCGAAAACGGCGTGGGCCGCGTGCGCGTGGGCGACGGCGAATGGCGTGTCACGGGTCCCGACACCCCCGAAGGCGCCCGCGTGCTGATCGTGGCCGCCGACGGCGCCACCCTGCACGTGCGTGAAGTGAACGGCACCTGGACCTGA
- a CDS encoding antibiotic biosynthesis monooxygenase: MTQPNPVMTVPSPTSAAPEGVTLVITERVRPSQVEPYETWARGVHALLAQQSGFLGLHVLRDPSGPVPEYITLLRFATQEALDAWRANPAYAAALRELPTFTASDVDYREARGLEAWFDLPGSLPAPPLWKNVLVGFVGVYPLILLFSYLCGFFTKGWPWWAAIIPSAFLATVFLNWPVLPLLSRLLRRWLYPAQRG, translated from the coding sequence GTGACTCAGCCCAATCCCGTCATGACCGTACCCTCGCCCACCTCGGCGGCCCCCGAAGGCGTGACGCTGGTGATCACCGAGCGGGTGCGCCCGTCGCAAGTCGAGCCCTACGAAACCTGGGCGCGCGGGGTACACGCCCTGCTGGCGCAGCAGTCCGGCTTTCTGGGCCTGCACGTGCTGCGTGACCCCTCTGGCCCCGTGCCCGAGTACATCACCCTGCTGCGCTTTGCCACGCAGGAGGCGCTGGACGCATGGCGGGCCAATCCAGCCTACGCGGCGGCCCTGCGCGAGTTGCCCACCTTTACAGCGTCCGATGTGGATTACCGCGAGGCGCGCGGCCTGGAAGCGTGGTTCGACCTGCCCGGCAGCCTGCCTGCCCCGCCACTGTGGAAGAACGTGCTGGTGGGCTTTGTGGGGGTCTATCCTCTGATCCTGCTGTTCAGCTACCTGTGCGGCTTTTTCACGAAAGGCTGGCCCTGGTGGGCGGCGATCATTCCGTCGGCGTTCCTGGCCACCGTATTCCTGAACTGGCCGGTGCTGCCGCTGCTGTCGCGGCTGCTGCGGCGCTGGCTGTATCCGGCCCAGCGGGGCTGA
- the rpsI gene encoding 30S ribosomal protein S9: protein MAIQQPEQFYGTGRRKSAVARVFLRPGEGKIIVNGKEFQTYFRGLLRAVHALQAFRETGTAGRYDAVITVAGGGPTGQADAIKLGIARALLKVNPDFRTQLKPKGLLTRDPREVERKKYGLKKARRAPQFSKR from the coding sequence ATGGCGATTCAGCAACCTGAACAGTTCTACGGCACCGGCCGCCGCAAGAGCGCCGTGGCCCGCGTGTTCCTCCGCCCTGGCGAAGGCAAGATCATCGTGAACGGCAAAGAGTTCCAGACCTACTTCCGTGGTCTGCTGCGCGCCGTGCACGCCCTGCAGGCGTTCCGTGAAACCGGCACCGCTGGCCGCTACGACGCCGTGATCACCGTGGCCGGCGGCGGCCCCACCGGTCAGGCCGACGCCATCAAGCTGGGCATCGCCCGCGCGCTGCTGAAGGTCAACCCCGACTTCCGCACCCAGCTGAAGCCCAAGGGCCTGCTGACCCGCGACCCCCGCGAAGTCGAGCGCAAGAAGTACGGCCTGAAAAAGGCCCGCCGCGCCCCCCAGTTCAGCAAGCGCTGA
- the rplM gene encoding 50S ribosomal protein L13 has protein sequence MKTYIPKNDEQNWVVVDAANVPLGRLATLIASRIRGKHRPDFTPNMIQGDFVVVINAQQVALTGNKLDGKVYTRYTGYQGGLKTETARQALAKHPERVIEHAVFGMLPKGRQGRAMHSRLKVYAGETHPHAAQKPQTLEVK, from the coding sequence GTGAAAACCTACATCCCCAAAAATGACGAGCAGAACTGGGTCGTCGTGGACGCCGCCAACGTGCCCCTGGGCCGTCTGGCCACGCTGATCGCCAGCCGTATCCGTGGCAAGCACCGCCCCGACTTCACCCCCAACATGATCCAGGGTGACTTTGTGGTGGTCATCAATGCCCAGCAGGTCGCCCTGACCGGCAACAAGCTGGACGGCAAGGTCTACACCCGCTACACCGGCTACCAGGGTGGCCTGAAGACCGAAACCGCCCGTCAGGCGCTGGCCAAGCACCCCGAGCGCGTCATTGAGCACGCCGTGTTCGGCATGCTGCCCAAGGGCCGTCAGGGCCGCGCCATGCACAGCCGCCTGAAGGTCTACGCCGGCGAAACGCACCCCCACGCGGCTCAGAAGCCCCAGACCCTCGAGGTTAAATAA
- a CDS encoding CPCC family cysteine-rich protein, translated as MSKRFACPCCGFLTLKRRGHYDICRVCFWEDDGGNDDHRHSGPNHMTLGEARQNFARLGACDEGSLAFVRPPLPYEIP; from the coding sequence GTGAGCAAGAGGTTCGCCTGCCCCTGCTGCGGCTTTCTGACGCTCAAGCGGCGCGGCCACTATGACATCTGCCGAGTTTGCTTCTGGGAGGACGATGGTGGGAACGACGATCACAGGCACAGCGGCCCCAATCACATGACCCTGGGCGAGGCACGCCAGAACTTCGCCAGATTGGGTGCTTGTGACGAAGGCTCCCTGGCCTTCGTACGCCCGCCCCTTCCCTACGAAATCCCATGA
- the aroQ gene encoding type II 3-dehydroquinate dehydratase, with amino-acid sequence MLLVLNGPNLNRLGLREPGVYGSQTLEDLERQCEAWGAELGQSVTCRQSNYEGQLVEWVQDAEEHGFTGIVINPGALTHYSYALRDAIAGQRVPVVEVHISNVDAREEFRHKSVTAAVCRGKISGLGFLGYRLGMEALVEA; translated from the coding sequence ATGCTGCTCGTGCTGAACGGCCCCAATCTGAACCGCCTTGGCCTGCGTGAACCGGGCGTGTACGGCTCGCAGACGCTCGAAGACCTGGAGCGGCAGTGTGAGGCCTGGGGTGCGGAACTGGGCCAATCGGTCACCTGCCGCCAGAGCAACTACGAAGGCCAGCTGGTGGAATGGGTGCAGGATGCCGAGGAGCACGGCTTTACCGGCATCGTGATCAACCCGGGGGCCCTCACGCACTATTCCTACGCCCTGCGCGACGCGATTGCCGGGCAGCGCGTGCCGGTGGTGGAAGTGCACATCAGCAACGTGGACGCCCGCGAGGAGTTCCGGCACAAGAGCGTAACGGCCGCCGTCTGCCGGGGCAAGATCAGCGGCCTGGGCTTCCTGGGCTACCGGCTGGGAATGGAGGCGCTGGTGGAGGCGTGA
- the aroB gene encoding 3-dehydroquinate synthase, which produces MRPIEVGGAAPYTVQVGPGLLGTLQVPGRHTALIHPVDLPPAFVAAVQAATQPVVTIPVPARDDCKTMAVLSGVLSALAGANLPRDGAVIGLGGGAATDLAGFAAASYLRGVAFYTVPTTLLGMVDAAVGGKTGVNLPEGKNLVGAFWPPKAVWCDTDTLATLPGAVFREGAAEAYKHGLIADPSLLPRVLSPDFRPGGPGLQDTLADAIAVKAGVVTRDLTEQGERAFLNFGHTLAHALEAVTHHTLSHGEAVAYGMHYAARLSRALGGADLAPHTLAFLHWQRPQPLPPLTYDDVAPYMARDKKADAEGVRFVLLRGLAQPYLARVPEAVLRAEFEGWEKEVRGVREAGGGEG; this is translated from the coding sequence GTGCGGCCGATTGAGGTGGGCGGCGCGGCGCCCTACACCGTGCAGGTGGGCCCCGGGCTGCTGGGCACGCTTCAGGTGCCCGGGCGCCACACCGCCCTGATTCATCCGGTGGACCTGCCCCCTGCGTTCGTGGCGGCCGTGCAGGCGGCCACGCAGCCTGTGGTTACCATCCCCGTCCCCGCCCGCGACGACTGCAAGACGATGGCGGTCCTGAGCGGCGTGCTCTCGGCCCTGGCGGGCGCGAACCTTCCCCGCGACGGCGCCGTCATTGGCCTGGGCGGCGGCGCGGCCACCGATCTGGCGGGCTTTGCGGCGGCCAGCTACCTGCGCGGGGTGGCCTTTTACACGGTCCCCACCACCCTGCTGGGCATGGTGGACGCGGCGGTGGGCGGCAAAACCGGCGTGAACCTGCCCGAAGGCAAGAATCTGGTGGGCGCGTTCTGGCCTCCGAAGGCGGTGTGGTGCGACACCGACACGCTGGCCACCCTGCCCGGCGCCGTGTTCCGCGAAGGGGCCGCCGAGGCATACAAGCACGGCCTGATTGCCGACCCCAGCCTGCTGCCGCGTGTTCTCTCTCCTGATTTCCGTCCCGGTGGCCCTGGCCTGCAGGACACGCTGGCCGACGCCATTGCGGTCAAAGCGGGCGTGGTCACCCGCGACCTGACGGAACAGGGCGAGCGGGCCTTTCTCAACTTTGGGCACACGCTGGCGCACGCGCTGGAAGCGGTGACCCACCACACCCTGTCCCACGGCGAGGCGGTGGCTTACGGGATGCACTACGCCGCCCGGCTTTCCCGCGCCCTGGGCGGCGCCGACCTGGCCCCCCACACCCTGGCGTTCCTGCACTGGCAGCGGCCCCAGCCCCTGCCCCCCCTGACGTACGACGACGTGGCCCCCTACATGGCCCGCGACAAGAAGGCCGATGCCGAGGGCGTGCGCTTTGTGCTCCTGCGTGGCCTCGCCCAGCCGTATCTGGCGCGGGTGCCGGAAGCGGTGCTGCGGGCGGAGTTTGAGGGGTGGGAAAAAGAGGTGCGCGGGGTGCGGGAAGCGGGGGGCGGGGAAGGCTGA
- a CDS encoding shikimate kinase: MFSDAAGEPPPTDRPARLEWALSTELRGPGPAPEGAPVTPPAEDCRTLSPMFSSGLIERPVSWVALAGFMGTGKSRIGWELSRALALHFVDTDKLITRVVGKSIPEVFAQEGEGYFRACEHEVVRRVTRLEHAVISLGGGTFINEDNRHELLERGPVVVLWASPETVYQRTKHSDRPLLRAEDPLSKIRTLMHEREPVYRQGTIHVHSDGRPSEEIVEEIIERLWAWADVQQAWADAGPERPELGERAAD; the protein is encoded by the coding sequence ATGTTCAGCGACGCGGCGGGTGAGCCGCCCCCCACCGACCGGCCGGCCCGCCTGGAGTGGGCCCTGAGCACCGAACTGCGCGGCCCTGGCCCGGCGCCAGAGGGTGCGCCCGTCACGCCGCCTGCGGAGGACTGCCGTACACTGTCCCCCATGTTCAGTTCCGGCCTGATTGAGCGCCCGGTGTCGTGGGTGGCGCTGGCGGGCTTTATGGGTACGGGCAAAAGCCGCATCGGCTGGGAACTGTCGCGCGCCCTGGCACTGCATTTTGTGGACACCGACAAGCTGATCACCCGCGTGGTGGGCAAAAGCATCCCCGAGGTCTTTGCCCAGGAAGGCGAGGGCTACTTCCGCGCCTGCGAGCACGAGGTGGTCCGGCGCGTGACGCGGCTGGAACACGCGGTGATCAGCCTGGGAGGCGGCACCTTCATCAACGAGGACAACCGCCACGAACTGCTGGAACGCGGCCCGGTGGTGGTGCTGTGGGCCAGCCCGGAAACGGTCTACCAGCGCACCAAGCACAGTGACCGCCCCCTGCTGCGCGCGGAGGATCCGCTGTCCAAAATCCGCACCCTGATGCACGAGCGAGAGCCGGTCTACCGCCAGGGCACCATCCATGTGCACAGCGACGGCCGCCCCAGCGAGGAGATTGTCGAGGAGATCATCGAGCGCCTGTGGGCCTGGGCCGACGTGCAGCAGGCGTGGGCCGACGCCGGCCCCGAGCGGCCCGAGCTGGGGGAACGTGCGGCCGATTGA
- the aroC gene encoding chorismate synthase, with protein MRYLTAGESHGPQLTAIIEGLPAQLPLGKADIDPWLKKRQGGYGRGRRMVIETDEADILSGVRAGRTTGAPVTLAIANKDHRNWVEIMSPEPGGEPRKKALTDARPGHADLTGGIKYRHKDLRDVLERASARETAARVAVGSVALKLLAELGVEGANYVSSLAGIETGVPFSWDTLAAIEDSDLRTPDPDAAAQMRERIDQAKKDGDTLGGILEVRFRGLPVGLGSYVHADRKLDGRIAAACLSVQAMKGVEIGRAFENARKPGSGVHDPVFYRDGTYARDTNGAGGLEAGMTNGEELIVRVAMKPIATLMKPLPTVNVVTHEASDAARERSDTTAVPAAGVILQCAVGWVLAEAMLEKFGGDTLPELQERVAAARAYAQHY; from the coding sequence ATGAGGTATCTGACCGCCGGGGAATCACACGGGCCGCAGCTGACGGCCATCATCGAGGGGTTACCGGCACAGCTGCCGCTGGGCAAGGCCGACATTGACCCCTGGCTGAAAAAGCGGCAGGGCGGCTACGGGCGGGGCCGCCGCATGGTGATTGAAACCGACGAGGCCGACATTCTGAGCGGCGTGCGCGCCGGGCGCACCACCGGGGCTCCGGTCACCCTGGCGATTGCCAACAAGGACCACCGCAACTGGGTGGAGATCATGTCGCCCGAGCCCGGGGGCGAACCCCGCAAGAAGGCCCTGACCGACGCCCGCCCCGGCCACGCCGACCTGACCGGCGGCATCAAGTACCGCCACAAGGATCTGCGTGACGTGCTGGAACGCGCCAGCGCCCGCGAAACGGCGGCCCGGGTGGCGGTGGGCAGCGTGGCCCTGAAACTGCTGGCCGAACTGGGCGTGGAGGGCGCGAACTACGTGTCCAGCCTAGCGGGCATCGAGACGGGGGTGCCGTTCTCCTGGGACACGCTGGCCGCGATTGAAGACAGCGACCTGCGCACCCCCGACCCCGACGCCGCCGCCCAGATGCGCGAGCGCATTGACCAGGCCAAAAAGGACGGCGACACCCTGGGCGGCATTCTGGAGGTGCGCTTCCGGGGCCTGCCGGTGGGCCTGGGCAGTTACGTGCACGCCGACCGCAAGCTGGATGGCCGGATTGCCGCCGCCTGCCTGAGCGTGCAGGCGATGAAGGGTGTAGAGATTGGCCGCGCCTTCGAGAACGCCCGCAAGCCCGGCAGTGGCGTGCACGACCCTGTGTTCTACCGGGACGGCACCTATGCCCGCGACACCAACGGCGCCGGGGGCCTGGAAGCCGGCATGACCAATGGCGAGGAACTGATCGTGCGCGTGGCCATGAAACCCATCGCCACCCTGATGAAGCCGCTGCCCACCGTGAATGTGGTGACCCACGAGGCCAGCGACGCCGCGCGAGAACGCAGCGACACCACGGCTGTCCCCGCCGCCGGGGTGATTCTGCAGTGCGCCGTGGGCTGGGTGCTGGCCGAGGCCATGCTGGAAAAGTTCGGCGGCGACACCCTGCCCGAGCTGCAGGAGCGGGTGGCCGCCGCGCGCGCCTACGCGCAGCACTACTGA
- a CDS encoding secretin N-terminal domain-containing protein, whose translation MTKRFASLLLTAALGMAAAQTAGPAAPVTAAADPSLSGANVTIEIGRYGGPLSSLLAALAKSAGYGLILDTNVDVLPGAGSTASPDTAGTAAGTPATGTAPSAAGTARPIVYSFQNKPFNEVWPLLMDVYGLSYDVVQLGGQPVLRVSNTPIQRTITLRNADATQAAQQVKLFFGTPTYSETPQRDAQGNTVGVTRTLVDVKLDSPTLRIVPDVRSNAVIVRGTNKEVAEVTRLLGQLDTSATTPATGTTPSADTQTVQRVYAVKGAQADITTLLAAQYPGLKVTAVGQTGQLVITGPQNQLEAALTLLGQVDRPAPSVTSAQITQRVFQLVNASAEEVKATLEGTLARDVTTNSTTPTTPAAGSTSTTSISVTSAPANSSSATSTATPGAQANTVTIIADKRTNTLIVRGTPDQVTQVAELIPQLDQRVPQINVQVRIQEITERAARSLGVNLRAGFGGFTVSTSGGTGLAASFDPTQSLIGFNLGATLNTLQTQGLSKSVYDGSITMQSGQRALGSSTETQNASSTAAATIKSGGRLEVNIPSQGNADNIQKQIDYGVNLDFFSPQVAPDGTITLRVRGQVNALQTAINATTLPNILQFTNSEAQTTLTFKNGETLLLSGLLANRESTTNGGVPFLSSIPVVGALFGNQNTTREQTQLLVVITGNIVR comes from the coding sequence ATGACTAAACGCTTCGCATCCCTCCTGCTGACCGCCGCGCTGGGCATGGCCGCCGCGCAGACCGCTGGCCCCGCCGCTCCTGTGACCGCCGCTGCGGACCCCTCGCTCTCGGGGGCCAACGTGACCATCGAGATTGGCCGCTACGGTGGGCCGCTCTCCAGCCTGTTGGCGGCGCTGGCCAAGTCAGCCGGGTACGGCCTGATTCTGGATACGAACGTGGACGTCCTGCCAGGCGCGGGCAGCACGGCGAGCCCTGACACTGCCGGCACTGCGGCGGGCACACCGGCCACGGGCACGGCGCCCAGCGCGGCAGGCACGGCCCGGCCCATCGTCTACTCCTTTCAGAACAAGCCCTTCAACGAGGTCTGGCCCCTCCTGATGGATGTGTACGGCCTGAGCTACGACGTGGTGCAACTGGGCGGTCAGCCGGTGCTGCGCGTGAGCAACACGCCGATTCAGCGCACCATTACGCTGCGCAACGCCGACGCCACGCAGGCCGCCCAGCAGGTCAAGCTGTTTTTCGGCACGCCCACCTACAGCGAAACCCCGCAGCGCGACGCCCAGGGCAACACCGTGGGGGTCACGCGCACCCTGGTGGACGTGAAACTGGACTCACCCACCCTGCGCATCGTGCCCGACGTGCGCAGCAACGCGGTGATCGTGCGCGGTACCAACAAGGAAGTGGCGGAAGTCACGCGCCTGCTGGGCCAGCTGGACACCAGCGCGACCACCCCAGCCACCGGCACAACCCCTTCGGCCGATACCCAAACAGTGCAGCGCGTGTATGCGGTCAAGGGTGCCCAAGCGGACATCACGACGCTGCTGGCTGCGCAGTATCCGGGCTTAAAGGTGACTGCCGTGGGCCAAACGGGCCAACTGGTCATCACCGGGCCGCAAAACCAACTGGAAGCAGCCCTCACCTTGCTGGGGCAGGTGGACCGCCCCGCGCCTTCAGTCACCAGCGCGCAGATCACGCAGCGGGTGTTTCAGCTCGTCAATGCCAGCGCCGAAGAAGTCAAGGCGACCCTGGAAGGGACCCTGGCACGTGATGTGACCACGAACAGCACCACACCGACTACACCCGCAGCAGGGAGCACCAGCACAACCAGCATCTCGGTGACCTCTGCCCCTGCCAATAGCAGCTCGGCCACCAGCACCGCTACGCCGGGCGCACAGGCCAACACGGTCACCATCATTGCTGACAAGCGCACGAATACCCTGATCGTGCGCGGCACTCCCGACCAGGTCACGCAGGTGGCCGAGCTGATTCCGCAGCTGGACCAGCGCGTGCCGCAGATCAACGTGCAGGTGCGCATTCAGGAAATCACCGAGCGCGCTGCGCGCAGCCTGGGCGTGAACCTGCGCGCGGGCTTCGGGGGCTTTACGGTGTCCACCAGCGGCGGCACCGGGCTGGCCGCCTCCTTTGACCCCACCCAGAGCCTGATCGGCTTTAACCTGGGCGCCACCCTGAACACGCTACAAACCCAGGGTCTGAGCAAGAGCGTGTACGACGGCAGCATCACCATGCAGAGCGGCCAGCGGGCGCTCGGTTCATCCACTGAGACCCAGAACGCCTCCAGCACCGCTGCCGCCACCATCAAGAGTGGTGGGCGCCTCGAAGTGAACATCCCGTCTCAGGGCAACGCCGACAACATTCAGAAGCAGATTGACTACGGCGTGAACCTGGACTTCTTCAGCCCGCAGGTGGCCCCGGACGGCACCATCACCCTGCGGGTGCGTGGGCAGGTCAACGCACTGCAAACGGCCATCAACGCCACCACGCTGCCTAACATTCTGCAGTTCACCAACAGCGAGGCCCAGACCACGCTGACCTTCAAGAACGGCGAAACCCTGCTGCTCAGCGGCCTGCTGGCCAACCGCGAGTCCACCACCAACGGTGGTGTGCCGTTCCTCTCCAGCATTCCGGTGGTGGGGGCGCTGTTCGGAAACCAGAACACCACGCGCGAACAGACCCAGCTGCTGGTGGTCATCACCGGCAACATCGTTCGCTAA
- the pilO gene encoding type IV pilus inner membrane component PilO, which translates to MSIKLAPRNVFLLVLAVCLIVGALWYTMRFQARQAEISALQSDLDSVNARVLTLRANAARLPALREEVATLSRERQVFLAALPQTANYNAVLDEVRLNASAAGATLSGFTVQTGNTTNLPAGVRPLSLNLNVSGRFAQLFQLLRSLETMNRFSTVTAVNLQLPAATSLDPRLESTMGLTVYTFDPAQAAATPGTAEAPNAAPAAPSAPAGGTQ; encoded by the coding sequence GTGTCAATTAAACTTGCCCCGCGCAACGTCTTTCTGCTGGTGCTGGCCGTCTGCCTGATCGTGGGCGCGCTGTGGTACACCATGCGCTTTCAGGCCCGCCAGGCAGAAATCAGCGCGCTGCAGAGCGATCTAGACAGCGTCAATGCCCGCGTGCTGACCCTGCGTGCCAACGCCGCGCGCCTGCCGGCCCTGCGCGAAGAGGTCGCCACCCTGTCGCGCGAGCGACAGGTCTTTCTGGCCGCACTCCCCCAGACCGCCAATTACAACGCGGTGCTGGACGAGGTGCGCCTGAACGCCAGTGCCGCCGGCGCCACCCTGAGTGGTTTTACCGTGCAGACAGGCAACACCACCAACCTGCCCGCTGGTGTGCGGCCCCTGAGCCTGAACCTGAACGTGAGTGGCCGCTTTGCGCAGCTGTTCCAGCTTCTGCGCTCGCTGGAGACCATGAACCGTTTTTCCACTGTGACGGCCGTGAACCTGCAACTGCCTGCCGCCACCAGCCTGGACCCTCGCCTGGAAAGCACCATGGGCCTGACCGTGTACACCTTTGATCCCGCCCAGGCAGCGGCCACCCCCGGCACCGCCGAGGCCCCGAATGCGGCGCCCGCCGCGCCCAGTGCGCCGGCAGGAGGTACCCAGTGA